GGCGTATAGACGGGAACGGCGACGCCCCGAAGCCCATCCATGTGTTCCTGATCATTGACTGCATATCCCCGCTCGCGGATGCCCTTGAGTTCGTCGAATAGCGCCTCGGAATCGGTGATCGTGTTCGCCGTGTTCGCCTCGAGTCCCTCCGTGTCGATGTAGTCGGCGACCGCGTCGTCATCCCACTCCGCGAGAATGACTTTGCCCGACGCCATCGAGTGGAGCGGCCGCCGGCGACCGATCATCGTGTTCGAGAGGCTGCCGTAGCGGTGGACGTAGACGGCCTCGCCGTCCTCTTCGACGACGAACACCGCGCGTTCATCGGTCGCCTGCCCGAGTTCGAACACCGCTCGCTTGGCGGCCGTGTATCCCACTCTCCGGGATCGAGCCCGTTCGCCGAGTTCAACGAACCGGAAGCCGAGGTAGTACTCCCCGTCGCGCTCGATCACGTAGCCTAGATCGGTCAGCGTCTGGAGGTGGCGATAGACGGTACTCTTGGGGAGGGTCGTCCGCTCGGTGAGCGCTGCGATCGTGACCCCTCCTCGTCTTTGAGCGCCTCGAGGAGTGCGAACGTTTTCCGCGTCGTTGAGACACCAACCCCGTCGGCCTCGGTCTCGTCCCGATCCGTACCCATATCCGGAGGTATTCACACGCCACAATCAATGTTCCGGATACTGAAACACAGGTGTCGTCAAGCGGAACGGTCGTCCCGGATTCGAGTTCGAGCGAGCGTGGCGAGGGGACGAGTCGGATGACGAGTCCGAAAGACGAACGCGGACGAGGGACGAAACGAGACAAACGGAGACGAAAAGCGAAGAAAACGGGTTGAACCGTCGGCTCGCGTCGCTACTGGTAGGCGGGGATACCGGTGAACTCCTCGCCGAGGACGAGCGTGTGGATGTCGTGGGTGCCCTCGTAGGTGTAAACCGTTTCCATGTTGGCCATGTGACGCATCGGCGAGTAGTCAGTGGTGATGCCGTTGCCGCCGAGCATCTCGCGGGCGATCCGAGACTGGTTGCGGGCCATCCGGACGTTGTTTCGCTTCGACATCGAAACGTACTGTGGTCGCATCTCGCCGCGCTCTTTGAGTTCAGCGAGCCGGTGGGCCAGCAGCTGAGCGAGCGTGATCTGGGTGCCCATCTCCGCGAGCTTGCGCTGTTGGAGCTGGAACCGACCGATCGGGCCGCCGAACTGGTCGCGGTCCTTCGCGTACTGGCGGGCCTCCTCGAAGCAGTCTCGCGCCGCGCCGACCGCGCCCCAAGCGATGCCGTAGCGGGCCTGCGTGAGACAGGACAGCGGCCCCTTCATGCCGGTGACACCGGGGAGGACGTTCTCCTCGGGCACGTGAACGTTGTTCAAACCGATCTCGCCCGTGATCGAGGCACGCAGCGAGAGCTTGTCGTCGATCTTGTTGGTCGTGACGCCGTCTCGGTCGGTCTCGACAAGGAACCCGCGAACGGGATCGTCCTCTGCCGATGTATCGCGCGCCCAGACGATGGCGACGTCGGCAATCGGCGAGTTCGTGATCCACGTCTTCGAGCCGCTGAGGACGTAGCCGTCGCCGTCGCGCTCGGCGCGGGTCTCCATCGCCGACGGGTTCGAGCCGTGTTCGGGTTCGGTGAGACCGAAACAACCGATCGCCTTGCCCCTCCCATGTCCGGCAACCACTCCTCTTTCTGTTCCTCGCTCCCGTAGGCGTGAATGGGATACATGACGAGCGCTCCCTGGACCGACGCCATCGAGCGCAGCCCCGAGTCACCTGCCTCGAGTTCCTGCATCAAGAGCCCGTAGGCCGTCTCCGAGACGTTCGGTGAGCCATAGCCCTCGAGATTGGGGGCGTAGAAGCCGAGTTCACCCATCTTCGAGATGAGTTCCTTCGGGAACGTTCCCTGCTCGAAGTGCTCTCCGATGTCGGGCTTGACATGTTCGTCGACGAATTCCCGGGCCGTGTCCCGGATCATCCGTTCTTCCTGGCCGAGGTCCTCCTCGAGCTGAACGAAATCCAGCATACGTGGACCTAGACAAATGGCACAATAGGTATTGCGATACCGGTTGTCACATGGGTCGACGTCACGACGGCGACGGGGTTCGGTTCCGAGCGGCGACCGGAGCCCGTCTCGCCAGCGACCCCGACTGGCGCATCGGCGCTCGAGTGAGCAGCGCCTCGCCATTGCCTGCGATCGTCATTGCCCGCGAGGACCAGTTTTCGGAACAACCGAAATAAATGGACTTCGAAAGTAACAACCCTTTTGTGGCCCTCAAACGACGCTACACAAGGTATGACAAATCTCGTGACTGACGTCGGCGAGACCGTGGAAGCGAACCCGGATTCGGCCGCGATCGCGTATCGGGGAACCGAACTGACCTACGAGGAGTTCTGGGAGCGAGCGGGCCAGTTCGCGCAGGCGCTCGAGGACCGCGGCATCGGCGAGGGTGACCGCGTCGGCATCTACCTGCCGAACCTGCCCCAATTCGTCACGGCCTTCTACGGCACGTTGCGCGCTGGCGGGATCATCGTCCCGATGAACCCGCAGTACAAGGCCCGCGAGATCAGCCACATGCTCGGCGACAGCGGGGCGAAGGCGGTCGTCTCGCTGGCCGACCTCGTTCCCACCGTCCTCGAAGTAGAGGACGACACCGATGTCGAGCAGATCGTCAGCGTGGGCGCGGACGCCGATGGCGCGACAGCGTTCGATGACTTCCTCGCGGACGATACGAAAGAAATCGTCGACCGCGCGGATGACGATGTCGCGGTCCAGCCCTACACGTCGGGGACGACCGGCACGCCGAAGGGCGTCCTGCTGACCCACCACAATCTGGCCTTTACGACGCGGGCTAACGCCAGCGTTCCGCCGGGCGGCTTCCAGGCCTCCGACCGACTCATCGGCACGCTCCCGCTGTTCCACATCTACGGCATGTCCGTCGTCATGAACGGCGCGATGTACAGCGGCGGCACCTACTACCCCGTCCCCGAATGGGATGCCCCGACAGTGATGAACCAGCTCGAGGACGACGAGATCACGATCATGTTTGCCGTCCCCGCGATGTTCAACGACATGATCAACCAGCCCGACGCCGACGAGTACGAGTTCGAGGCGCTGCGCTTCGCCAACTCCGGGGGCTCGAGTCTCCCCCGCGAGGTCTTAGAGCGGTTCGAGGAGCTGTGGGGGATCCAGCTCAACGAGGGCTATGGCCTAACCGAGACGAGTCCGGTCACGCACGCGAACACGAACGAGAACCGCCGGAAGGGGAGCATTGGCCAGCCACTCGAGGGCGTCGAGGCGAAGATCGTCACCGAGGAGTTCGAAGAAGTCCCGCGCGTCGAGGAGGGCCCGATCGACGAGGAGAGCGTCGCGTCGGAGACGCGACGAGGCGAAGGCGGTGACGCCGCCGGAGCGGCCGACCTCCACGAAATCACGGGCGAACTCGTCATCCACGGCCCCAACGTGATGACGGAGTACTACGGCTTGCCCGAAGCAAACGAGGAAGCCTTCACCGAGGAGGGTGGCAAACGCTGGTTCCACACCGGTGATATCGGCTACTGGGACGCGGATAACTTCTTCTACGTCGTTGACCGGGAGAAGCACATGATCGTCACCGGCGGCTATAACGTCTATCCGCGCGAGGTCGAGGAGTTGCTCTTCGAGCACGCGGACGTCGCCGACGCCGCCGTCGTCGGGGTTCCGGACGAGCGCCGCGGCGAGACCATCAAGGCCTTCATCGTTCCCACGCCTGACGCCGAGGCGACGCCGGAAGACATCAAACAGTACTGCCTGACGAACCTCGCGGAGTACAAACACCCGCGTGAGGTCGAGTTCGTCAAGGAACTCCCGCGAACGACCACCGGCAAAGTCCAGAAGTTCGAACTCCGCGACGAGGGCGGCGACGCGTAATCGCGACCCGACGAGGCGGGCTATCGGATCGATGTCTGCCGGCGAGTTTCCATCATGGCTGTCTATCGGACGGTTGAGTTAACAATACCAAAAAGATGGGATATCCGAAGCTACTTTGTAAGACGACACCAAGCAATCTATTATGACGTTCCAGCTGTCAGACGAACACAACGCGATCCGCGACGCCGTCCGCGAGTTCGGCGAAAACGAGCTGAAACCGGTCGCCGAGGAACACGACCGCGAACACAAGTACCCCGAAGAACTGCGCAAGAAGGCCGCCGAATACGACTTCGTCGCGCCGAACATCCCGCTCGAGTACGACGGTGCCGGGATGGACAAGATCTCTTCGACGATCGTCACCGAAGAGCTCTGGCGAGCCGACCCCGGTATCGGCTCAGCCGTCGGCAGTGCCGGCTTCGGGACTGACATGATCATCGAGTTCGGCGATGAGTGGATGAAAGAGGAGTGGCTGCCCAAGATCGCCAACGGGGAGACGGCCTCCTGTTCCATGATCTCCGAGCCCGCCCACGGGTCGAACGTCGCTGGCATCGAAACGGTCGCCGAGAAAGATGGCGACGAATACGTCCTCAACGGTAACAAGATGTGGATCACCAACGGGACCGTCGCTGACGTCGGCGTCCTGATGGCCAAGACGAGCCCCAATGCGGGTCATAAGGGTATCACCGCCTTCCTCGTCGAGATGGACCGCGACGGCATCACAACCGAGAAAATCACCAACAAGCTGGGCATCCGCGCCTCCGACCTCGCCGAGGTCGTCATCGATGACGTCCGCATTCCCGAGGAGAACGTCATCGGTGACGTCGACAAGGGCTTCTACCAGCTGATGGAGTTCTTCGCCTCCGGCCGCACCAGCGTCGCCGCCCAGGCCGTCGGTGCTGCCCAGGGTGCGCTCGACGCCGCCATCGAGTACGCCACCCAGCGCGAGCAGTTCGACCAGAAAATCTCCGAGTTCCAGGCCATCCAGCACAAGATCGCCGAAATGGCTACCAAGGTCGAAGCTGCCCGCTCGCTGACCTACCGCGCCGCGACCCAGGTCGAACAGAACAATCAGGACGTCGCCGCGCAGTACTCGAGCATGGCGAAGCTGTTCGCCTCCGAAATCTCGGTCGAAGTCGCCGACGAGGGCATCCAGGTCCACGGCGGCTCGGGCTACGTCACGGATTACCCCGCCGAGCGCTACTACCGCGACGCCCGCATCACGAAGATCTACGAAGGCACCAGCGAGATCCAGAAGAACATCATCGCCGACCAGATCCTGTAGCGCGGGACTCGAGACCGCGGACCCGACGCGAAACGTAGCAGTATTTTTGCAGTGGACGTGTCGCAAGCGACGAGTACCAATGGAGACGAACCGCGACTCGACCGAACGGGTCCGGCCCACCCGTCCCTACTGCTCCGGTACGCGGAACTCGACGGCTGCTCCCTGTCCGTAGCCGACGCACATCGTCGAGAGACCGAGCCCGCCGCCCCGCCGCTGGAGTTCGTGGATCAGGGTGACGGGGAGGCGAGCGCCCGAAGCACCCAGCGGGTGGCCGATAGCGATTGCGCCGCCGTTGACGTTGAAGGTATCGTCGTCGAAGCCGAGTTCGTCCCGGCAGTAGATCGTCTGGCTGGCGAACGCCTCGTTGAGTTCGACGAGATCGTAGTCGTCGGCGTCGCGTCCGTTTCGCTCCCAGATGCCCCGCACTGCGGGCACCGGACCGATCCCCATCACCGTCGGGTCGACGCCGGCGACGTTGTGATCTTCGATTTCCGCCATTATCTCGAGGCCCTGTTCCTCGGCGAATTCCTTACTCGTGATCAGGACCCCCGCAGCGCCGTCGGAGACCTGCGAGGCGTTGGCGGCGGTGACGGTGCCGTCCTCCCGGAATGCGGGCGGCAGACCGGCGATCTTCTCTTTCGTGGTGCCGGGTCGGAGCCCCTCGTCTTCCTCCATGAGGCCGTCCTCGGTCTCGATGGGGACGATTTCCTCGTCGAACGTTCCCGCCTCAGTGGCCTCGACCGCGCGCTGCTGGCTGCGGGCACCGTACTCGTCCTGCTGGTCGCGGGAGACGTCGTACTCCCGGGCGACGTTCTCGGCGGTTTGGCCCATCGCGAGGCCGGCCGCATCGTACTGTTCGGCGATCCCGGCATAGGAGTCGATCCCCTTCCGGCGCTCGTTGCGGGACATGTTCTCGACGCCGCCGGCGACGATGACCTCGCGCTGACCCGCCCGAATCGCGTCGCTCGCGCTCATGATCGCCTCCGCTGAGGAGGCACAGAGTCGGTCGATGGTGGTGCCGGGCACCTCCTCGCCGAGGTCCGACAGGAGGGCGATGACCCGTGCAATGTTATTGCTCTGCTCGTTGACCTGCTTGGCACAGCCCCACCTGATGTCGTCGACGTCCGCGCCCGAGAGTCCCGTCCGCTCGAGCATTTCGTTTACCAGCGGAACCGAGAGC
This genomic stretch from Natrinema sp. SYSU A 869 harbors:
- a CDS encoding long-chain fatty acid--CoA ligase, which translates into the protein MTNLVTDVGETVEANPDSAAIAYRGTELTYEEFWERAGQFAQALEDRGIGEGDRVGIYLPNLPQFVTAFYGTLRAGGIIVPMNPQYKAREISHMLGDSGAKAVVSLADLVPTVLEVEDDTDVEQIVSVGADADGATAFDDFLADDTKEIVDRADDDVAVQPYTSGTTGTPKGVLLTHHNLAFTTRANASVPPGGFQASDRLIGTLPLFHIYGMSVVMNGAMYSGGTYYPVPEWDAPTVMNQLEDDEITIMFAVPAMFNDMINQPDADEYEFEALRFANSGGSSLPREVLERFEELWGIQLNEGYGLTETSPVTHANTNENRRKGSIGQPLEGVEAKIVTEEFEEVPRVEEGPIDEESVASETRRGEGGDAAGAADLHEITGELVIHGPNVMTEYYGLPEANEEAFTEEGGKRWFHTGDIGYWDADNFFYVVDREKHMIVTGGYNVYPREVEELLFEHADVADAAVVGVPDERRGETIKAFIVPTPDAEATPEDIKQYCLTNLAEYKHPREVEFVKELPRTTTGKVQKFELRDEGGDA
- a CDS encoding acyl-CoA dehydrogenase family protein, which encodes MTFQLSDEHNAIRDAVREFGENELKPVAEEHDREHKYPEELRKKAAEYDFVAPNIPLEYDGAGMDKISSTIVTEELWRADPGIGSAVGSAGFGTDMIIEFGDEWMKEEWLPKIANGETASCSMISEPAHGSNVAGIETVAEKDGDEYVLNGNKMWITNGTVADVGVLMAKTSPNAGHKGITAFLVEMDRDGITTEKITNKLGIRASDLAEVVIDDVRIPEENVIGDVDKGFYQLMEFFASGRTSVAAQAVGAAQGALDAAIEYATQREQFDQKISEFQAIQHKIAEMATKVEAARSLTYRAATQVEQNNQDVAAQYSSMAKLFASEISVEVADEGIQVHGGSGYVTDYPAERYYRDARITKIYEGTSEIQKNIIADQIL
- a CDS encoding thiolase family protein, with product MSDRQPVIVQAVRTPQGKHGGVYADTGSEELSVPLVNEMLERTGLSGADVDDIRWGCAKQVNEQSNNIARVIALLSDLGEEVPGTTIDRLCASSAEAIMSASDAIRAGQREVIVAGGVENMSRNERRKGIDSYAGIAEQYDAAGLAMGQTAENVAREYDVSRDQQDEYGARSQQRAVEATEAGTFDEEIVPIETEDGLMEEDEGLRPGTTKEKIAGLPPAFREDGTVTAANASQVSDGAAGVLITSKEFAEEQGLEIMAEIEDHNVAGVDPTVMGIGPVPAVRGIWERNGRDADDYDLVELNEAFASQTIYCRDELGFDDDTFNVNGGAIAIGHPLGASGARLPVTLIHELQRRGGGLGLSTMCVGYGQGAAVEFRVPEQ